The window ccTATAGTGAGAGTGAGGAGTAGATAAGAGGGTTAAAGGGGAATGTTGTTGGAGACTTAGATGAAGATGAAATTTTCTGGAAGAAGGGagtggaagaagaaaagaatttgaGTTGTGAGGGATTGGGAAGGGTTTTGTGAAGTGTTTTAGGGCGTGTGTTTTGGTATGTGAGGAGTTTGTTAGATATGGGTTATTAGATGGGGGGGGGGAATTTGGactgaagaaagaaaaaaaatagaatgaTACAAAAAAATAAGAACAAGTGTAAATTAACGTAAAAAAAACATCCCTGAGTAGCGCGTTCAGATGCGCGATCGTTCTAGTCTAGCGCGTCCACGGCAGAGAGTTTTGCCAATTTAGTGCGTTCGCTAGCGCGATCGCGCTAGTAGCGCGTTCACTAGCGCGGTCCATGCAGAAAGTTTTGGCAATTTAGCAGCGCGGCCACTAGTGCGATCGCGCTAGTAGCGCGGCCattagcgcggccgcgctaggaggcttcaaaatttttttttacacttttcacctgatttttccatttttcgatTGCCTTATCATCCGCCCATTGTCACCTGCACTAGTTAGCATTTTCAAAAACTCACAATTAACTACTACTACCATCGGGTTGCCTCCCGATCAACGCCTTAGTTAACGTTGTGGCACGACGTAGATCAAtcgcatttaaggctcgctcgacctttGTGGTTCAACGAGAAGCATGACGGACAGCTCTTTTGGTTCATCCATCCCCACATACAGTTTGGGTCGTTGTCCATTAACCTTGAAGGTGTTAGTTCTATCTTCACTGGTTATCTCCACATCCCCTGACGGGAACACTTCGGTCACCCTGAACGGCCCAGACCATCGGGACTTAAGCTTACCAGGAAACAATATCAACCTCGAATTGTACAATAATACCTTGTCTCCGGGTTTGAAATTTCTATCCACAATGTGTTTGTCATGCAGCATCTTTATTCTTTCCTTGTAAAGTCTCGTGCTTTCAAAGGCATGATATCTGAATTCCTCCAACTCATGCAACTTTGTCAGTCGATTTTCTCCAGCCTCATCAGGGTTCATGTTCAATTGCTTTAGTGCCCA of the Nicotiana tabacum cultivar K326 chromosome 7, ASM71507v2, whole genome shotgun sequence genome contains:
- the LOC107790692 gene encoding uncharacterized protein LOC107790692, with translation MSPYKLVFGKACHLPTELEHRAWWALKQLNMNPDEAGENRLTKLHELEEFRYHAFESTRLYKERIKMLHDKHIVDRNFKPGDKVLLYNSRLILFPGKLKSRWSGPFRVTEVFPSGDVEITSEDRTNTFKVNGQRPKLYVGMDEPKELSVMLLVEPQRSSEP